The sequence aTAACCTGACTAAGGTTCAGTTggccttacttatgactatcaatagaaatatgacgcgtccaaagcttttatttaattgtctgatcaacgccctagattgatgaggagtgtggtgactaactagtacctaggacctacctaattattttctagcttttcgtattattattatttcgtgtaagtattgttttcaataaaaccgtttaacttaaatttttttttaaattattttattttcaagtttttagtctttatttatttgcctattcttcctcattctatttagttcatttagtgactcattattacaaggactctttcctgacaatttgttacaacgtAAGTCCTCAAATCCTcagactctgcgccacgtatgcttgtccctccttcaactccaaaacattttgatgtcacttctactggactgtatacaatatttgttccaaatatgagccaaatcgggcatcatagttcgctttctattcatgtatgtattatgtgttccaaatatggaccaaatcaaatcggaccacaaatacgatttttgtgaatatctcgatccttgcgccacctagcagcgattttttttttcataagtcgctttttattcttgcatgtattatgtgttccaaatatgagccaaatcggaccacaaatgcgaattttgcgaatatctcgatccttgcgccacttagcggcgattttttcttattattgctttgtcatcgggttctgaactatattccaagtttcaaggttgtagcttatcgggaagttacttaaatttgaatTACAAGATTCgatcacaacggccgtgcggccgtgcatgcggcctgcctgtcaactcaaactaaataaaaccgtttaacaatcatcatcaagccttttacgtttctcaacaagctttacttacatttttgttaaaattctgttataaattaataaaaaaaataaaaataaaatatttttccgacaaCAAATTTTCAACTTAGAAAAGCGGAACTACGATCGGAATGCAGAAtaaacaaaatcgaacgattccaagttggatcgaaagagattggaacacagaatatcaaagttaccaactcgaaatgcagaatagagctgattaactttgattagataagggttggttgtacaggtataaaggaatcgagatagatatagacttccatatatcaaaatcatcagtatcgaaaaaaaaattcgattgagccatgtccgtccatccgtccgttaacacgataacttgagtaaatattgaggtattcaccaaatttggtacacgatctTATCTGGGCCCAGTTTGGTATTAagaatgagcgaaatctgatgataacaacgcccactttttatatatacaacattttggaaaacacaaaaacctgataatttggtaaataatatacctagaacgttgaaatttgacatgtggactgatattgagactcttgataaaaatttggaaaaaaaacatttttctacatgtgcccacttttgataaaatcaattttaaaaatattactcatcataaatcaaaaatcgttaaacctatcataacaaagtCCGGCAGgaagtttgcctttactataaggaatgctttgaagaaagattaacgaaatcggttaagtaccacgcccacttttatataaaagatttttaaaagggtcgtggacgaataaaataagctatatcttttcaaaaaaagagctttatatcaatggtatttcatttctcaaatagatttataacaataaataggaaaaacttcaaattttaaaaaatgggcgtggcaccgccctttttatgactaagcaattttctgtgcttcgggagccataactcgaagaaaaattaacggatcgtaataaaattgggtacaaaaattttccctatagcaggaaatatttctagaaaaaaatggacgagatcggttaaagaccacgcccacttttgtataaaagaaaataataagctatatcttagcgaaaaagggctttgtatcaataaaatattactttctaaattgaattataatattaaattggaaaacaccaaaatttttgaaaatgggtgtggcaccgcccttttatgactaaacaattttctatgtttccgaagccataactcgaagaaaaattaatggatcgtaataaaattgggtacacattttccttatagcagaaaatatttcttgtaaaaatggatgggatcgattaaggaccacggcaacttaggtacaaaacaagtttaaaggggtcgtagactagaatattaagctataacttagcaaaaaatagttttaaatcaatgatatttcacgtatcaagttttattgtaagaggaaatggggagacatattTTTTTAAACGAACGGTtccatgtgttatgtagaaaagtaatttatctgaaagaaatatacaattgaagctcacgctgggtatataatgttcggttacacccgaacttagacgccGTTACTTGTTGTATATAAGATATGAGCCTCTCTTGCTAATCAAATACACAAAAATGAGTTTATTCACTGTCGAAAGTACCTTTTTGGAGAAATGTTTCACAACGAAATTAGAAAAGGCGAAGAAGAGACATTTCCTTAAAAGAGAGCCTTGCTGATACCGAGCTATCTCGGGAAGGAATGGTGATTTTACCGACGTAAGAGATGCTCATATGAACACTTATATTTTTTCCACATTTAATACTATGCTGCTGATCCCGCCTTCTTAAATGGGTAGAAAAATATAATTGCAAGCCGgcgaacaaaaaaattgtaataagcAATAATTCGGAGCTGTGTAGCTAAGGAGGCATGAAATCAATAAGATCGGCGAGCGGAGCGGTTTACGGGCCAGAAAATGGAACTAAGACGGGAATGATACAAAGAGTAGAAGAAAGCCCTGTAAGTAGCGAACGGACGAAAACGATAAGCCCGTTTTTGAGTGGCGGAAGGGGGTGTGAGGCAAACTATCCGCCGTTAGAATTTTGTACACTAAAAGCTTAACTTAAGGACCATCATGGACAGCTATGACTGTGGTACTTATATACCGCAGCAGTCCTCTTGCGTAGATGTCTTTCGAATGGCGTTGCGCCGATGGGCTGCAAtaataaaacaatgtagaaaGGCTAAAAGGAAGTTTCGCAGCATCTCAAAAGGCAAAGCAAAAGTAAAGTCGGAAAAAGGGAAGCAAATCGAGCACCAAGCCCCACAGTACAAAAAGAATACAATGTGCGCTAATGAGCCGGAATATTTATATCTACACGGAATAGGAATAAACTTCACCAATCTCCACACTTCCAGGGCAGACAAATCATTCTCTAAATAAACAAGAAATTGGAGGACGTGTTGAAGCCAAAGCATGCAAAAGCGCGAAAAGTATCTATACGACGCTAGCAACAGCAATGGATCTGCACTGCTGCGGGCAAATGGACCAGGAAACCAACAACAGAGTTAGAGCCATTATGAGAGCGCCCACATGGAGAGGTCGCCTTCTACTTGACACAATTTTTATGTGACCACGGGTACTTCTGGGTATATCTTCACAGAATGGGCAAGTTTGATAATCTTGTCCGCCTATTTCGAATGCAAACACTTCGTACAACAACGGAGAAGGATGGAAGTAACATTAGGCTATCTATCTCCGGGCAATGTCGGGCATAAGATGAACTGAGTATGTGAAACGTGAAGTTGTGTGAAAGAAGCCAAAGAGTTCAAGTACTTCCATACCCGAAGTAATGCAAAGCACGGTTCCAGATGCAGAAAATGCGCGGGCTGTGAGAGAAAAGGTTAGCGTTGAGAAGAAGACAGTCCCACACTCTCATTTCCTCCTTCCACATAACACAAAAGATCGAAATTATAagtacaataataataaaaataatagtccCCCCTATTGCGGTTGTGGATCGGAATAGAATCGAATTTTTTATCGGTTCCATCTTTTCGATTTAATTGTGTTACTATGCAAATTAATCGCCAAAACTTTAGACTATATCAACAGGGAGCTCATTCGAAGCAGATTTTGATACTTTTTTAACTTTTCGAAGCATATCCTGTATACAATCCGTTATAAATATAATCGCTTAGCGGTTTTCTATCTACTGCAATCGATACGCGCGATAGGgcggaataataataataagaaaaaggaTAGAGGATAAAGGCCCCATCTGTATAACTCCAAAGTAGTCGCCAGAGCTAGGAAACAAATGCTGAAAAGAAGCCAAAACGGCGTTTCACCAAGCAAGGCCAGTTGCCTTATTGGTCACGCTGGACGTAAACGCGCAGATTTTAGAGTAGCTAAGTCGATTTATGATAAACATAGGCGGgaaaggccatgtataagaaaacTGCATCGGCATCTACATCGGCGTGATTTCGTACCCGAAGTAATACATTTCTATCGATTTGTTGTCACTCTGTCATCGTcttattaaatattattattgaAAGGTTACACATGTGTAATCGATTATATATTTAAGCTCTAATGGCAGCTGTTTCATAATATACGAATGAGCCATCGTTATTAAATCGATTACATGCCGATAAAAAAATCGTtgcactccgataagaaatcgataattttcgatattaaattgatacatttttgacaacaaaatttataactttttgatatttttccGATGCCAAATCTATATGTTTCCGAAAACAAATTGATTTACTTTGATAACGTACCGATAAATATTCGGTAAGcagttgataactttttgataaagaattgatagcttttcgataaagcTCCGATTAAAAACTGGTAACAAaacggtaacaaatcgataatttttccatGATAGATccaaaatttttcgataaaaaacggaTGACtcgtcgattaaaaatcgatttacACTTACACCAAACGCTTACATTCAGTATTACCCATATCGTTAGAAAAGATGTTAatacgttaaaaaaaaataataacaagtaaggaaggttaagttcgggtgtaaccgaacattacatactaagttgagagctatggtgacaacataagggaaaataaccatgtaggaaaatgaaccgagggaaaccctggaatgtgtttttatggcatgtgtatcaaatgaaaggcattaaagagtattttatgagggagtgggccatagttctataggtggacgccatttagggatatagccataaaggtggatcagggttgactatagaatgcgtttgtacgatatgggtatcaaatgaaaggtattaatgagtattttaaaagggcgtggacctaagttctatagatggaagccttttcgagatatcgccgtaaagatggaccaggggtgactctagaatgcgtttttacgatatgggtatcaaataaaaggtgttaatgagcatttcaaaagggagtaatccttagttccataggtggacgccgtttcgagatatcgccataaaggtggaccaggggtgaccctagaatttgtttgcacaatatgggcatcaaacgaaaggtgttaatgagtattttaaaagggagtgggccttagttctataggtggacgccgtttcgagatatcgccataaaggtgggccaggggtgactctagaattcgtttgtgcaatatgggtatcaaacgaaaggagttaatgagtattttaagagggagtgggcctttctggaccaggtgtgactctagactttgtttgtacgatatgggtatcaaatgaaagatgttaatgagtatttttaaaagggagtgggccttcgttctataggtgttcgccttttcgaaatatcgccataaaggtggaccaggggtgactctagaatgagtttgtactatatgggtatcaaattaaaggtattaatgagagttttaaaagggagtggtggtagttgtgtatgtgaaggcgttttccagatatcgaccaaaatgtggaccagggtgacccagaacatcatctgttggataccgctaatttatttatatatgtaatacctgccaagatttcaagggttctttatttcgccctgcagaactttttcattttcttctacttaatatggtaggtgtcacaaccattttacaaagttttttctaaagttatatttcgcgtcaataaaataatctaattaccttaccatatttcatcccttctttcgtatttggtatagaattatggcaattttttcatttttcgtaattttcgatatcgaaaaagtgggcgtggtcatagtcggatttcgttcatttttcataccaagataaagtgagttcagataagtacgtgaactgagtttagtaaagatatatcgctttgtgctcaagttatcgtgttaacggccatgcggaaggacagacggacgactgtgtataaaaactgggcgtggcatcaaccgatttcgcccattttcacagaaaacagttaacgccataaaaaaatgcccctaccaaatttcaaaaggattggttaatttttgttcgacttatggcgttaaaagtatcctagacaaattaaatgaaaaagggcggagccacgcccatttttaaattttcttttatttttgtattttgttgcaccatatcattactggagttgaatcttgacataatttacttatatactgtaaagatattaaattttttgtttttgttatcgaaaaagtgggcgtggttatagtccgatatcgttcattttaaatagcgatctgagatgagtgctcaggaacctacataccaaatttcatcaagatacctcaaaatttactcaagttatcgtgttaacgggcggacggacggacggacggacggacatggctcaatcaaattttttttctatcctgattattttgatatatggaagtctatatctatctcgattcctttatatatgtacaacaaaccgttatccaatcaaacttaatatactctgtgagctctgctcaactgagtataataataataacaataagtaataaatataataaagcaCCAACTCCACATCTACTTCTACAGAAAAGAGAAATGCTGGTTTAAACTTGTAACCAAGACGATGCATCGCCTACACAAAAAGTTTATGAAGATATGCAATATTTACCAATTTAAGCGaaacaaaatttaccaattttggtAGCTTAATATCAAATCGGCAACCGTGGCAACCAATCACATTGGTCGTGTGCCGCACTTATCTTAAACGAACAAAAGAATCAAACTCATATGGATATGCATTAAGCGCTAGAAATACAGGTGGAACGCATAGCTTGAGGAAAGTTTGGGTAAATGACTGCAACGACAGCAAAACAAGTTTTAGTTAAGATTTTTACATCAAACGTGTAAGGTATCCAATTTAAGCGcatttttaaataaacataatAATTGCGGCTTTCGAAAGAAATCATCTTTTCAAAATCAAGCAATATTTTTTGAACTAAAACAACAAGCAAAAAATGAGATTTCTTGAATATTCCTCATTAAATATTTTTTCGCTATTCATCTGCATTACGCTTACAAATGCTGCGGTGATTTGCATTGATGTGTCAACACTGGACAAGGTATTGCCTACAGGAGTTGATAAAATCAATATACAACGTCGGAATGCGACAGCAATAGGAGATGTAGATGAAAGAACTGAACTTGACACTGACATGCACAGTCACATCGACGAGGGCATAACTTTAAATGGCAAGAACAACAGCCAAAGTCAAGTCACCAAGTTCTTGCAGACAGTGCAAGATACATTGGAGAAAGCCAAACCATGGGTGGTAGAGATTGAAAAGGAAGCAAAGCGTTTAGAAGAAACCGCCAAGCGTTTCAGTGTAGGTGTCATAAGAGACCTGGGCAAATTTGTTGACCGACTGATTGGTGGACCCAACGGTGTTGGCGGTGGCAGCAATAAGAAACCAACACAACACAGTGACACATCAACAAGCAGTTCAACATCAATGCAGAACACCGACAATAAAACTCCTGATGTGGAAGTTACAACCGCAGCTGCTACTGTTGCCGAAGTGTTGCCTGATGTTGTGGTTGTTGACGCGAATCATGCTACAGGCTTGGCTGCAGCAGCAGTAACTGCTGCTCTTCCAGCTGTGGTTGAAATATCTGATGCAGAGAATGAAATATCTGGACAACAAGACGATAGCACACTTTGCCCCGACGGCTTTGTGGCCGATGTAAATGGCATCTGTCTACGTAATCACAAATGAGCGGAATGAGGAATGAGTGCAATTTGCCATAGTCGTTGGATAAATGAAATATTCAGCATTCATGAGCAAcgttatgcaaaatatttatgcaaatcatttaatataactaaataaccaacAATCAGAGCATATTGCTTgtgtatgaaaaataaaaataaaatatttatgaaatttttttaaattaaaaacaaggtTAGAAAGTGGATTTTGCTGCGAGATATAGAATTTTgtcattatttacatatattcaaATTTACATATCTGAGTCACAGCTCAAATGATATTGTGATttgtttttatagaatattattattttattataaaaaaattcattGCATTGGAAACAAGCTATGTTTTTAAGAgccagttaaaaatattttttttccggCTACTTTATCATTTGCTTTCCAAAGGCATCAAATTACGTTCGATTACATATTCCAGAATGTGCAGTGAGTCACTGTGTACTTGTATGTTTGAATTGAGAATCTGGAATTAAGCTTTATTTGTAGCGAAATGTTGATAACTTGGACAGAAATAAAATCGGCATAAAAAAGTGCACAATTGCGGTaggcctttattaaaaaaaaaaaaaaaaaaaaaaaaaacaaaaaacaaaaaaaaaaaaaacaaaaaaagggtgagtaccagagatctgctttgagcaCTAataattagtgcacttagtcatgagccaaaaaattgtgtctaaatgtgtacttagtcaagtacagacaaatactatgagtgattagcacataaaatagaaaatacatacgagtgccccgcaacacatatgtccaatacatatatgacattgttgagtataaactgaaatcatagtcgctttaactcagtagcacgttaTTTTcttgtgtaatacactgtatacttcgtttattatcggtttttctttagcgctgtattcagtttaggttcgtgtacatcgttgtgttgctagcgtcagaagactgttatgactttattcattttattgtactgttagtcatactgaATCAAATTAGtattttcgtataacacagttgactttcttgctcaataagacaattggcttatgagcggttattcattttacgaagcatgactatgtaaatgtgttttagtggatataagtgcttgatattctttgtttgcatacgcactaatactcattatTTGGTTAGTCCAccaataaccttaaaagatgaataattgcagctcactggtgaGTAGCAGGTATGAGTCAAGTTCGACATGTAAATATTCTGGTGTAtgccatcatcatcattattcGGCTCGTAACCGCATAAGCGATTGGTTGTTTCGTAACAAGACACGCCactaactgacgccaattgggagctgCAAAGGAGGTCAAGTCCCTTTCCACGGgcttctcccaactcagtggaagaCTCCGCCTtccgcataacatgacttagTCAACGAAGCCTTTGGACTTTTATTCACTGccctatcgtcatatctgcgtaaagttcATAGAGCCGTCAGCATGACGGACAGGATCATAAAtcttttgggaaatttttttcccaaacactccaagagccatctcatctgtTCTAGACAGCTGCCATGATCCCGATGCATACATCAGGGGAGATGTGATGAGCGTCTcttagagcgtgatttttgttcgccgaAAGAGGCTTTTACTTTTCAGTTgtctacttagtccaaagtagcacttgttggtaaTAGTTATTCTTTAATAAAGAATGTTTCTAGGCTAACTTAAGCTCCCCCATAGGTTGGTAAGCTACAACAGCGGTAACTTTACAGATGATTATTATTCTTATTTCATTCAAGACAGCAATGCATTCATTCTCTGCAAAAATGAGGATACTCCTCCACACACTTTCTCTCCCTTACACAATAGTgtggtatcgattttttttaagttCGTCGCATAGATATCAACTCCTGTTTTTACGTCAACAAAGTTTAATCCATCCGTTTACCAGGCTTCCATCCATTTAcctgtttcccaaagagttctATCCACAATGGAAAACTCAAAATTTTGTGAGATTTTGAGCGTAGGGAGCGATTTCATTACGTAACTGGAATGTGAtattttctatgaattttcttattactttcatatactGTGACATGTTGCTGATCTAAAGCTCAAACATATTAAGAAGTCTTGGCAGCACTCTTTCTGGGTTAGAGTAAGAAAATATTCCTACTACGGTACTACCTGCATGAGCAGGGAACCGTCGTATCGTACCAGTTATGCCAATGCAATCAAGCCTCTACCAGATTAAAATATATGTACAATCACAGTGTGCATCCATGACTATGAACAATCCACGGAACAAGACGGAAAATTTGTCTAAAATATTACGCTCGCACCTGTCGCAAAATTTCTGATTCCCCCGTGATAAAAGCTATTTTCATAGCAAAAGtggtatatattttttaaaacatatttttaatgtgGCCACTCCGCCATACCCCAACTGAGGCTTCACTGAATAAGTAGTGTTTgtccaacaaaaatacagtaAAATCGCAGTATTCAGCATATAACAATTCAATATTTTTGTAAAGGTGTGCTCCAGATAAACAGTCATCGGTTTCAACATGCCCAATCTTTAAAATACCAATAATCCGCCTGTTTGAAGAACAAATCGATCCGTGGATCACTAGTACCGATTTCAACACAAAAACGATAACGAAGTTGTATCGAACCTTTCATTAAATAATCCGAAAATTATACCAAACATTTTCAAGGAAATAATCAAAAACTACCAGGAAATgcccccaaaatgattccgaaaacaatccttAAGTTATGCTGCAAAAGTCTCAGAGTCCGCCAGAGTTATGCCAGAAATATTCCATAAACCTACACGACAAGAATCTGAAATAAAATGTGGCACGAAATTTATATATTATTCGTAAAGAGTTACCCTCttaaatattcataaaaaatttaacaagtttataaagctcttatatatgaaaatttgtttgcaattgtTTGGTAATTTTTTCTTAAGCTGATTTTTGTTTGAAGTTCTTCCTTCCTACTTACGTTGCAATTTGATAAATTTAAAACATATTGCCTTTGAAAACTGATACTCAGAGCCAttcaaaaatcagcgaaaagttACGTTTTTTCATGGAATGCTCgttttagaaaataaatttcacgAACTCGCATTGCCAACTTTGTGATTACTATTTCAGCTCAAGCTGTTGTGGCACCCAGAGTGTCTAGACATACTTTGTAATACTGAAATGCAACTTATTGTAACAGAAAGagctttcaaataatttttttttacattttcgatTTTCGCTACGCCTGCAAGGAAAttcttgttatacctttcatgaaaatgaaattgtatatacaGTTTGGCACGAATCTTAAAATAGTAAGTCCTTAAGGGAGAAAAGATAGTAAGTTTGCCGATTTAATCAGGTTGACAATCTGGTTTGATTTAGCCTAGTCCATCTGTCTGTGCGCAAACTGCCTACTatatattttgatgaaatttggtaagcgggtatattttggtatctgattagacatttttcggaaccgaccCGGTTGGAccaaaaccgatttttcagaaaatagatttttctgtcatatcttcctcaatttatcagtttaaagtttcaccaaatgctttcgtatatggaATTTATAATTGTCTAAAAAAGTCATTGAAATCGGTCTTCTATATACCATATATTTCAGATTTTCGCTCGTAACTTGTGCACCAATTTAATAGggagaagtttaaaattttattaaattcttaCATTTACGGCATAAATTCTTGTAGAGATCGAtcgtatatgtatatagcatacatCCCGTACAACTAATGGCTGAATAAataagcttttcgtaatttctgcctcattttagcCGCTtaaagcttcaaattttatcaaTCTTTTAACATTGTTGTCTTTTAAcaacattggcggccaccgtggtgtgatggtagcgtgctccgcctatcacaccgtatgccctgggttcaact is a genomic window of Eurosta solidaginis isolate ZX-2024a chromosome 4, ASM4086904v1, whole genome shotgun sequence containing:
- the LOC137249465 gene encoding uncharacterized protein, producing MRFLEYSSLNIFSLFICITLTNAAVICIDVSTLDKVLPTGVDKINIQRRNATAIGDVDERTELDTDMHSHIDEGITLNGKNNSQSQVTKFLQTVQDTLEKAKPWVVEIEKEAKRLEETAKRFSVGVIRDLGKFVDRLIGGPNGVGGGSNKKPTQHSDTSTSSSTSMQNTDNKTPDVEVTTAAATVAEVLPDVVVVDANHATGLAAAAVTAALPAVVEISDAENEISGQQDDSTLCPDGFVADVNGICLRNHK